The proteins below come from a single Zhouia spongiae genomic window:
- the azu gene encoding azurin: protein MKLFNKALTLVFTAALISCGGKEEKKKDGFQYDERSKDTETATQPKKEDGVSEVIITGDDLMKFNLKEIKVKAGDKVRLTLKHIGKLDKNVMGHNFVLLAQDADLIDFATKAATAKKTDFIPEGSENDVIAHTKIIGGGETDVIEFEAPEKGTYQFLCSFPGHYAMMQGKFIVE from the coding sequence ATGAAATTGTTCAATAAAGCGCTTACACTTGTTTTCACAGCAGCATTAATAAGTTGCGGCGGGAAAGAAGAAAAGAAAAAAGACGGCTTCCAATACGATGAAAGAAGCAAAGACACAGAAACTGCTACGCAACCTAAAAAAGAAGATGGTGTTTCTGAAGTGATTATTACAGGGGATGATCTGATGAAGTTTAACCTAAAGGAAATTAAAGTAAAGGCAGGAGACAAAGTAAGGCTCACCCTGAAGCATATTGGCAAACTGGATAAGAATGTGATGGGACATAATTTTGTACTTCTGGCACAGGATGCCGATTTAATCGATTTCGCTACCAAGGCTGCAACGGCTAAAAAGACAGACTTTATTCCTGAAGGAAGTGAAAATGATGTTATTGCACACACAAAGATCATTGGCGGAGGCGAAACAGACGTTATTGAATTCGAAGCGCCGGAAAAAGGCACATATCAGTTCTTGTGCAGCTTCCCCGGACATTATGCAATGATGCAGGGCAAATTTATAGTAGAATAA
- a CDS encoding sugar phosphate isomerase/epimerase family protein, with translation MKRRIFLKNTSQFGIALSVLGLASCAENNKKKNAENPENITGSKEPFFKLSLAQWSVHRMIHKNELNPLDFAKIAGEWGFSGLEFVNHLYNKELDKNTNLALSVNKLTTELNKRSKDNNVTNLIMMVDLPGDIGSLASGDEAKRKVAIESHQVWADASAALGCHSMRVNLHGNSNLEEWTNFSAESLATLSEYASKSNLNIIVENHGGFSSNGQYLSDVMKRVNMSNCGTLPDFGNFCIKKEDGKCTDEYDRYTGLKELLPFAKGVSAKSYDFDAEGNETTIDYKKALQLVKATGYSGFVGVEYEGDRLSEEEGIKATRDLLIRIGSELA, from the coding sequence ATGAAAAGAAGAATTTTTCTGAAAAACACAAGCCAGTTTGGCATTGCGCTATCTGTTCTTGGTTTAGCATCATGTGCCGAAAACAACAAGAAAAAAAACGCTGAAAACCCCGAAAACATTACAGGATCAAAAGAACCGTTTTTCAAACTCTCTCTTGCCCAATGGTCTGTGCACAGAATGATTCACAAGAATGAACTTAACCCATTGGATTTTGCCAAAATAGCCGGTGAATGGGGATTTTCCGGTCTTGAGTTTGTAAATCATTTATACAACAAGGAGTTAGACAAAAACACAAATTTGGCTTTGTCTGTTAATAAATTAACTACAGAATTGAACAAACGCAGTAAAGACAATAATGTTACGAACCTGATTATGATGGTTGACTTACCCGGTGATATTGGGAGTCTGGCCTCTGGTGATGAGGCCAAAAGAAAAGTTGCCATAGAAAGTCATCAGGTATGGGCAGATGCTTCGGCAGCTTTAGGCTGTCATAGCATGAGGGTTAACCTGCATGGAAACTCAAATCTTGAAGAATGGACAAACTTCTCTGCTGAATCACTGGCTACACTTTCCGAATACGCTTCAAAAAGCAACCTGAACATTATTGTAGAAAATCACGGTGGTTTCTCATCAAACGGACAATACTTGTCCGATGTAATGAAAAGAGTAAACATGAGTAACTGTGGTACACTTCCTGACTTCGGGAACTTCTGTATTAAGAAGGAGGATGGAAAATGCACAGACGAATACGACCGATACACAGGTTTAAAAGAATTACTCCCTTTTGCAAAAGGGGTAAGTGCAAAATCATACGATTTCGATGCTGAGGGAAATGAAACAACCATAGACTACAAGAAGGCTTTACAGCTGGTAAAAGCTACCGGATATAGCGGTTTTGTAGGTGTCGAATACGAAGGTGACAGACTAAGTGAAGAAGAAGGTATTAAAGCCACCCGGGACCTTCTGATACGTATCGGTTCTGAATTAGCATAA
- a CDS encoding Gfo/Idh/MocA family protein, translating to MSNKIRLGILGGGGDSLIGVLHRVASSMYDSYHLVGGVFNPNQKDNLEFAEKIGIPTNRVYKDFDTLIAEETKLPEDERMQVISILTPNFLHFPMAKKLLENGFNVICEKPMTTTYEEAKILKNILDRSEVVFAVTYTYTGYPMIRQMKEMIASGVIGRIQKIDAQYYQGWINPIIHDEEKRANTWRLDPEKSGISCCIGDIGTHAFDMVEYVTGMEVSEILADLNYVYSNNKMDVDGTVLLRFSEFVKGIIRTSQIATGEENNFTVSIYGDKGGLKWEQENPNYLYHLTESEPLKVLKPGHAYNSALSLDGTKLPPGHPEGIFDSMGNIYRGVAKAVRKENYHPGEFPTMNDGVRGMNFIEKVVDSHQKGNVWIKIED from the coding sequence ATGAGCAATAAAATTAGATTGGGAATCTTAGGAGGTGGCGGTGACTCCTTGATAGGCGTCTTACATCGCGTGGCATCTTCAATGTATGATAGTTATCATTTGGTTGGTGGTGTTTTTAATCCAAATCAAAAAGACAACCTCGAATTTGCCGAGAAGATAGGCATCCCGACTAACCGTGTTTATAAAGATTTCGATACGCTTATAGCCGAAGAAACTAAACTTCCTGAAGATGAGCGTATGCAGGTAATATCGATATTAACCCCTAACTTCCTTCATTTTCCAATGGCAAAAAAACTACTGGAAAATGGTTTTAATGTTATTTGTGAAAAACCGATGACCACAACCTACGAGGAAGCTAAAATTCTTAAAAACATACTGGATCGATCCGAAGTCGTTTTTGCTGTAACATATACATACACCGGATATCCTATGATCCGCCAAATGAAGGAGATGATCGCTTCAGGCGTAATAGGACGTATTCAAAAAATAGATGCACAATATTATCAGGGATGGATCAACCCAATCATTCACGATGAAGAAAAAAGAGCTAATACCTGGCGGTTAGACCCTGAAAAATCAGGAATCAGCTGCTGCATCGGAGATATAGGAACCCATGCTTTCGATATGGTCGAGTATGTAACCGGCATGGAAGTCAGTGAAATTTTAGCCGACCTTAACTATGTGTACAGTAACAACAAAATGGATGTCGACGGTACAGTTCTCTTGCGTTTTTCTGAATTTGTAAAAGGCATCATCAGAACAAGTCAAATTGCCACCGGAGAAGAAAACAATTTCACTGTCAGTATTTATGGAGATAAAGGCGGCTTAAAATGGGAACAGGAAAACCCGAATTACCTATACCACCTTACCGAATCCGAACCATTAAAAGTTTTAAAACCGGGACATGCATATAACAGTGCTCTTTCGCTGGACGGAACTAAGTTGCCTCCGGGTCATCCGGAAGGAATTTTCGATTCTATGGGCAACATATACAGAGGAGTAGCTAAAGCTGTCAGAAAGGAAAACTATCATCCCGGTGAATTCCCAACGATGAATGATGGCGTCAGGGGTATGAATTTTATAGAGAAAGTAGTTGACTCTCATCAAAAAGGAAATGTCTGGATTAAAATTGAAGATTAA
- a CDS encoding acyl-CoA thioesterase: MYIKEFEIRWNDVDANRHLANQAYIAYAAHTRMSFLIENGFDQHLLQKHDIGPVVFYEHIYYFREVFPGKPVKVSLELSGLSEDGMFFEFRHNFYDYKGRNFASCEMMGGWIDLKTRKLIGLEQELQTMFEGVRKPEDFKVLTKEDTRRFKKKPMDLS; the protein is encoded by the coding sequence ATGTATATAAAAGAGTTTGAAATTAGGTGGAATGATGTCGATGCCAACAGGCATTTGGCAAACCAGGCATATATTGCTTACGCTGCGCATACAAGAATGTCTTTCCTGATAGAGAATGGGTTTGATCAGCATTTGCTGCAAAAGCACGATATCGGGCCGGTGGTGTTTTATGAGCATATCTACTATTTCAGGGAAGTCTTTCCCGGTAAACCCGTAAAGGTGTCGCTGGAGTTGTCGGGGCTAAGCGAAGATGGTATGTTTTTTGAATTCAGGCATAACTTTTACGATTATAAAGGCCGTAACTTTGCTTCGTGTGAAATGATGGGGGGGTGGATTGATCTTAAGACCAGGAAACTGATAGGTTTAGAACAGGAATTACAAACCATGTTTGAAGGGGTTCGTAAACCGGAAGATTTTAAGGTGCTTACAAAAGAAGATACCCGCAGATTTAAAAAGAAGCCAATGGACTTAAGCTGA
- a CDS encoding GMC oxidoreductase: MSIFYYNTPQEEYDAIVVGTGISGGWAAKELCEKGLKTLVLERGRDLKHVKDYPTANKDPWDFEHGGRATRQMIERKPKQNRTGYVVSEATDHLFVDDIEHPYNEDRRFDWIRGYHVGGRSLMWGRQSYRLSEIDFEANLKEGIGVDWPVRYKDIAPWYDHVERFIGVSGENLGLKQLPDGQFLKAMELNCVEEHLKSSMADKFNDRLLTIGRVAHITEGTKPGTRSSCQYRNRCMRGCPFGGYFSSNSSTLPVAEATGNMTLRPNSIVHEIIYDDQKGKATGVRVIDSETNETYEFKAKVIFLCASAIASTSILLQSKSDRFPEGFGNDSGELGHNLMDHHFRVGARGSIDGFEDKYYKGRRPNGIYIPRFRNLGGTTDRKDYLRGYGYQGGAGRAGYDGGFVAELNYGKELKEAILHPGGWSMGLTGFGETLPDHKNRMYLDYDKKDKWGLPTVTFDADFGENELAMRKDMKQQAVDMLEAAGFKNVSSYDSIGGMGLGIHEMGTARMGNDPKTSVLNGFNQVHAAKNVFVTDGSFMTSSGCQNPSLTYMAFTARAVDHAVKELKKQNI, translated from the coding sequence ATGAGTATTTTTTATTATAACACACCTCAGGAGGAGTACGACGCTATTGTAGTGGGTACAGGAATTTCCGGAGGATGGGCAGCTAAAGAGCTCTGCGAGAAAGGGTTGAAGACTCTTGTGCTGGAAAGAGGGCGAGACCTTAAACACGTGAAAGATTATCCTACAGCCAATAAAGATCCTTGGGACTTTGAACATGGTGGAAGGGCTACAAGGCAAATGATAGAAAGAAAACCTAAACAGAACAGGACCGGTTATGTGGTAAGTGAGGCAACCGATCATTTGTTTGTCGATGATATAGAACATCCATATAATGAAGACAGGCGATTTGACTGGATTCGGGGGTATCATGTAGGGGGAAGGTCGCTCATGTGGGGAAGACAAAGCTATCGCCTGAGTGAGATAGATTTTGAGGCTAACCTTAAAGAAGGCATCGGGGTTGACTGGCCGGTCAGATATAAAGATATAGCTCCGTGGTATGATCATGTAGAACGTTTTATAGGTGTCAGCGGGGAAAATCTGGGGTTGAAACAGTTGCCGGATGGACAGTTCTTAAAGGCTATGGAATTAAATTGTGTGGAGGAACATTTAAAATCTTCCATGGCTGATAAATTTAATGACAGGCTACTGACTATAGGGAGAGTGGCTCATATCACAGAAGGTACAAAACCCGGAACCAGAAGTTCGTGCCAGTATAGAAACCGTTGTATGAGAGGGTGTCCTTTCGGGGGGTATTTTAGCAGTAACTCTTCAACACTGCCTGTAGCCGAGGCAACTGGAAATATGACGCTCAGGCCGAATTCAATAGTTCATGAAATTATTTATGATGACCAGAAAGGAAAAGCAACCGGTGTTCGTGTCATAGATTCTGAAACAAATGAAACATACGAGTTTAAAGCGAAGGTGATTTTCTTGTGTGCCTCTGCCATAGCTTCAACATCTATTTTACTACAGTCGAAATCAGACCGTTTCCCGGAAGGATTTGGAAATGATAGTGGTGAGCTTGGGCATAATCTGATGGATCACCATTTTAGAGTAGGGGCCAGAGGTAGTATAGATGGTTTTGAAGACAAATACTACAAGGGAAGAAGACCTAACGGAATTTATATTCCAAGATTCCGAAATCTTGGGGGAACTACTGATAGAAAAGACTATTTGAGAGGATATGGTTATCAGGGAGGAGCAGGACGTGCCGGTTATGATGGTGGTTTTGTTGCCGAGCTTAATTATGGGAAAGAGCTGAAAGAGGCCATTCTTCATCCGGGAGGATGGAGTATGGGACTTACCGGTTTTGGTGAAACATTGCCTGATCATAAAAACAGAATGTATCTCGATTACGATAAAAAAGATAAATGGGGCTTGCCTACGGTTACATTCGATGCAGATTTTGGCGAGAATGAGCTTGCCATGCGTAAGGATATGAAGCAACAGGCGGTTGACATGCTTGAAGCGGCAGGCTTTAAAAATGTCAGCTCCTACGATTCAATCGGAGGAATGGGACTTGGGATACATGAAATGGGTACGGCAAGAATGGGTAACGACCCGAAAACATCAGTTTTGAATGGTTTTAACCAGGTGCATGCTGCTAAAAACGTATTTGTAACCGATGGGTCGTTTATGACCTCTTCGGGGTGTCAGAACCCTTCATTGACCTATATGGCATTTACGGCAAGGGCTGTTGACCATGCGGTTAAAGAGTTGAAAAAGCAAAATATTTAA
- a CDS encoding sugar phosphate isomerase/epimerase family protein, which translates to MKTIKGPAVFLAQFVDNKPPFNSLDGMCKWASELGYRGIQIPTWEKFLIDLDLASESQTYCDELKGKINSYGLEITELSTHLQGQLVAVHPAYDTMFDNFAPDPLKGNPKARTAWAVETVKKAAIASNRLGLKAHATFSGALLWHTFHPWPQRPPGLVEMGFEELAKRWLPILDVFDEHGVDVCYEVHPGEDIHDGDTFERFLEATGNHKRVNILYDPSHFVLQQLDYIEYIDHYHEFIKAFHVKDSEFNPTGKKGAFGGYNNWGDRAGRYRSLGDGQVDFKKIFSKLTQYGCDVWAVMEWECCIKSPEQGAREGAPFIQRHIIEATEKAFDDFAGGEIDRETLKDILGL; encoded by the coding sequence ATGAAAACAATAAAAGGACCTGCTGTTTTCCTGGCTCAGTTTGTAGATAACAAACCACCGTTTAACAGTTTAGACGGCATGTGTAAATGGGCATCAGAACTGGGATACAGGGGCATACAAATACCTACCTGGGAGAAATTTCTGATTGACCTTGATTTGGCTTCGGAAAGTCAGACATATTGTGACGAACTGAAAGGAAAAATCAATTCTTACGGATTAGAGATTACTGAGCTATCGACTCACCTGCAAGGACAATTGGTTGCCGTTCATCCTGCCTATGACACCATGTTCGACAACTTCGCTCCGGATCCGTTAAAGGGAAATCCGAAGGCAAGAACAGCATGGGCTGTAGAAACTGTTAAAAAAGCCGCCATTGCCAGTAATCGCCTGGGGCTAAAAGCACATGCGACGTTTTCCGGCGCACTTTTATGGCACACTTTCCATCCCTGGCCGCAAAGACCTCCGGGACTTGTAGAGATGGGCTTTGAAGAACTTGCCAAAAGATGGCTTCCCATATTAGATGTTTTTGATGAGCATGGGGTAGATGTTTGCTATGAAGTTCACCCTGGTGAGGATATCCACGACGGAGATACTTTTGAACGTTTCCTCGAAGCAACCGGAAACCATAAACGTGTAAATATCTTATATGATCCTTCGCATTTCGTACTGCAACAATTAGATTATATAGAATACATCGATCATTATCACGAATTTATTAAGGCATTTCATGTAAAGGACTCTGAATTCAACCCTACAGGAAAAAAGGGAGCATTTGGAGGATACAACAACTGGGGCGACCGCGCCGGTCGATACCGTTCACTTGGTGACGGCCAGGTGGATTTTAAAAAAATATTTTCTAAATTAACGCAATACGGTTGTGATGTCTGGGCTGTCATGGAATGGGAATGTTGCATCAAAAGTCCGGAACAAGGTGCCCGGGAAGGGGCTCCTTTTATTCAACGGCACATTATCGAAGCTACTGAAAAAGCATTTGATGATTTCGCGGGTGGGGAAATAGATAGAGAAACACTAAAGGACATTTTAGGTCTGTAA
- a CDS encoding gluconate 2-dehydrogenase subunit 3 family protein, which yields MDRRKALRNIGLTTGFVVATPSLLSLLQSCNTAVENWQPEYLTVDEGVVLIGLVDTILPKTDLPSASEVNVPQFIDVILKDVVSSEEQEQKKNAMKALITEIRADYSEDLNKVKEQDYQKILDKYLSKAEREGEEKEIAQLLGSIKWMTINAYRNSEVIGETVLAYDPVPGQYLGCENLQDLTGGKSWSL from the coding sequence ATGGATAGAAGAAAAGCACTTAGAAATATAGGGTTAACTACCGGCTTTGTCGTGGCAACCCCTTCTCTGTTGAGTTTACTGCAAAGTTGTAATACGGCTGTGGAAAACTGGCAGCCTGAGTATTTAACTGTAGATGAGGGCGTCGTTTTGATAGGTTTGGTGGATACGATATTGCCTAAAACAGATTTACCCTCTGCGTCTGAAGTAAATGTTCCTCAATTTATAGACGTCATTTTAAAAGACGTAGTGAGTTCTGAAGAACAGGAGCAAAAGAAGAATGCCATGAAAGCCCTGATAACTGAAATCAGAGCTGATTATTCTGAAGACCTTAACAAGGTCAAAGAGCAGGATTATCAGAAGATATTGGATAAATATCTTTCTAAAGCTGAAAGGGAGGGAGAAGAAAAGGAAATTGCCCAGTTGCTTGGCAGCATAAAGTGGATGACCATTAATGCGTACAGGAACAGTGAGGTTATCGGAGAAACTGTTTTGGCCTATGATCCTGTGCCCGGTCAGTATTTAGGATGTGAAAACCTGCAGGACCTTACCGGAGGAAAGTCGTGGTCTTTATAA
- a CDS encoding 3-keto-disaccharide hydrolase, which produces MDKKAFLLFSLSVFTLFFSCKNEKKENTEPRKTVTLNWEQLFNGKDLSGWTPKISKHELGNNFGETFRIEDGKMIVRYDQYEAFDKQYGHIFYEKPYAAYFLAVEYRFVGEQANGGEGWAWRNSGAMLHSQDPKTMTKNQDFPISIEAQFLGGDGENERTNLNLCTPGTNVFINDSLFTPHCVSSTSKTYHGDQWVRAGFLVLKDSLVQHYAGNQVVMEYTRPQIGGGMVNETGEGIKIDGKPLTEGYISLQSESHPIEFRKVEIIDLASVYEQKEELEKTIKTILEEEKSK; this is translated from the coding sequence ATGGACAAAAAAGCTTTTCTTCTCTTTTCATTATCTGTTTTTACACTGTTCTTTTCGTGTAAGAATGAGAAAAAAGAAAACACTGAACCCCGGAAAACTGTAACGCTTAACTGGGAACAACTTTTTAACGGCAAAGATTTATCCGGGTGGACCCCTAAAATTTCCAAACACGAACTGGGAAATAATTTCGGAGAAACCTTTAGAATTGAAGATGGCAAAATGATCGTTCGGTATGATCAATATGAGGCGTTTGACAAACAGTACGGGCATATTTTTTACGAAAAACCATATGCGGCGTATTTTTTGGCTGTTGAGTATCGATTCGTAGGCGAACAAGCCAATGGAGGTGAAGGCTGGGCGTGGAGAAACAGCGGGGCGATGCTCCACAGTCAAGACCCTAAAACCATGACCAAGAATCAGGACTTCCCGATTAGTATTGAAGCACAGTTTTTAGGGGGTGACGGTGAAAACGAGCGTACAAACCTTAATCTTTGCACTCCCGGGACAAACGTTTTTATTAACGACTCCCTGTTCACCCCGCATTGCGTTAGTTCTACATCTAAAACATACCATGGAGATCAATGGGTTCGTGCCGGATTTTTAGTCTTAAAAGATTCCCTGGTTCAACATTATGCCGGAAACCAGGTGGTAATGGAATACACCAGACCACAAATAGGAGGCGGCATGGTGAATGAAACCGGCGAAGGCATTAAAATTGATGGAAAACCTTTGACTGAAGGATATATATCGCTTCAAAGCGAAAGCCACCCAATCGAATTCAGAAAAGTCGAGATTATCGACTTGGCCTCTGTATATGAGCAGAAAGAAGAACTCGAAAAGACCATTAAGACCATCCTGGAAGAAGAAAAATCAAAATAA
- a CDS encoding hydroxypyruvate isomerase family protein codes for MITSEAFSANKDNVKNGENIFKLKYAPHLGMFKNLAGKDEVSQLEFMASQGFKAFEDNGMKSRAVQTQEQMASTMQKHGIQMGVFVAHKIYWNKPNLAGGDASYRKEFLDDIKSSVEVAKRVNAKWMTVVPGHVDLRKNIAYQTANVVESLKRAAEILEPHGLVMVLEPLNFRDHPGMFLSESPQAFEVCKAVNSPSCKILFDIYHQQITEGNLIPNIDACWDEIAYIQIGDNPGRKEPTTGEINYKNVFRHIHARGFDGVLGMEHGNSKPGKEGERAVIDAYKEVDDF; via the coding sequence ATGATTACTTCAGAGGCTTTTTCTGCAAATAAGGACAATGTTAAAAATGGCGAAAATATATTCAAGCTGAAATACGCTCCACATCTGGGGATGTTTAAAAACCTTGCAGGTAAGGATGAGGTCTCCCAGCTTGAGTTCATGGCAAGTCAGGGTTTTAAGGCCTTTGAGGATAATGGGATGAAAAGCAGGGCAGTTCAGACACAGGAACAAATGGCTTCAACCATGCAAAAACACGGCATTCAGATGGGGGTTTTTGTGGCGCATAAGATATACTGGAATAAGCCCAACCTTGCAGGAGGTGATGCTTCATACCGAAAAGAGTTTTTAGACGATATAAAAAGTTCGGTGGAAGTGGCTAAACGCGTTAATGCTAAATGGATGACGGTAGTGCCCGGACATGTTGATTTGCGTAAAAATATAGCTTATCAGACTGCAAATGTAGTAGAGTCGTTAAAACGGGCAGCTGAAATTTTAGAGCCTCACGGATTGGTGATGGTATTGGAACCTTTGAACTTTAGAGATCACCCGGGAATGTTCTTAAGCGAGTCTCCTCAGGCTTTTGAGGTTTGCAAAGCGGTTAATTCTCCATCGTGTAAAATCCTGTTCGATATCTACCACCAGCAAATTACCGAGGGAAACCTTATTCCTAATATCGATGCTTGCTGGGATGAAATAGCTTATATACAAATAGGGGATAATCCCGGACGAAAAGAGCCGACAACAGGAGAAATTAATTATAAAAATGTATTTAGGCATATTCACGCCAGAGGATTTGATGGAGTTCTTGGAATGGAACATGGAAATTCAAAGCCGGGAAAAGAAGGTGAGCGTGCTGTAATAGACGCCTACAAAGAAGTAGATGATTTTTAA
- a CDS encoding nucleoside permease, protein MNKKIQFQLSLMMFLEFFIWGGWFVSLGTFLGNNLNATGAETAMAFSTQSWGAIIAPFIIGLIADRYFNAERILGILHLIGAILMYQMANASDFNAFYPYVLGYMILYMPTLALVNSVSFNQMTDPAKQFPLVRVFGTIGWIIAGLTISFVFNWDSSEGIEQGLLKNTFLMTAAASAFLGLFSFTLPKTPPRAKTSGEKPTISEILGLEALSLLKSRNFLIFFLSSVLICIPLAFYYQNANPFLAEVGMENPTGKMTLGQASEVLFMLLLPVFFKRFGIKMTLLVGMLAWTVRYLLFAYGDAGELAFMLLIGIALHGICYDFFFVSGQIYTDSRAGEKYKSAAQGLITLATYGVGMLIGFWVAGNISDHFLLSDGSHVWTSIWTYPAFFALGVLILFIIFFKNEKVEYKQ, encoded by the coding sequence ATGAATAAAAAAATACAATTTCAACTATCCTTAATGATGTTCCTCGAATTTTTTATTTGGGGAGGATGGTTTGTATCATTGGGTACTTTTTTAGGAAATAACCTTAATGCTACAGGAGCAGAAACTGCCATGGCCTTTTCTACACAGTCGTGGGGAGCGATCATTGCTCCTTTTATAATAGGTCTTATAGCCGACAGATACTTTAACGCAGAAAGGATCTTAGGTATTCTCCACCTTATCGGAGCTATACTGATGTATCAGATGGCCAACGCCTCAGACTTTAATGCTTTTTATCCTTATGTACTCGGGTACATGATATTGTACATGCCTACACTGGCACTGGTTAATTCAGTATCCTTTAATCAAATGACCGACCCTGCCAAGCAGTTCCCTCTGGTTCGTGTATTCGGAACTATTGGATGGATTATTGCCGGACTTACGATCAGCTTTGTCTTTAACTGGGATTCATCAGAAGGCATCGAACAAGGCTTGCTGAAAAACACTTTTTTAATGACAGCCGCTGCTTCGGCTTTCTTAGGCCTGTTCAGCTTTACATTACCTAAAACCCCGCCACGGGCAAAAACATCCGGTGAAAAACCAACAATTTCGGAAATTCTTGGACTTGAAGCCCTCAGCTTATTAAAAAGCAGAAACTTTTTGATCTTCTTCCTGTCTTCCGTTCTGATATGCATCCCTTTGGCTTTTTATTACCAAAACGCTAATCCTTTTTTAGCAGAAGTAGGTATGGAAAACCCAACAGGTAAGATGACACTCGGACAAGCCTCTGAAGTCTTATTCATGCTTTTATTACCTGTGTTCTTTAAAAGGTTCGGAATTAAAATGACCCTACTGGTAGGTATGCTTGCCTGGACGGTAAGGTACTTATTATTTGCCTATGGCGATGCCGGAGAGCTTGCATTTATGCTGTTAATCGGAATTGCTTTACATGGCATTTGTTACGATTTCTTCTTCGTGTCCGGACAGATCTACACAGACTCCAGAGCAGGAGAAAAATATAAAAGTGCCGCACAAGGATTGATTACACTTGCCACGTATGGCGTGGGTATGTTAATTGGCTTCTGGGTAGCAGGAAATATCTCTGATCATTTCTTATTATCAGATGGTTCGCATGTATGGACATCCATATGGACATATCCGGCATTCTTTGCATTGGGTGTTTTAATCTTATTTATTATATTTTTCAAGAATGAAAAAGTAGAGTACAAACAATAA
- a CDS encoding DMT family transporter — protein MDRRILALIAAFIASAIYGINHTLAKGVMPTYVQPYGFILIRVLGAAILFWAISFWGPKEKISKSDWPRIIACAILGMVINMQVFFKGLSLSTPIHSSLIITVTPILVFVLSAFLIGEKLSWLRALGIILGFAGTAGLILYDNTEAVNAPNIPLGNLLFVINATSYGLYLIMVKPLTNKYHPFTLMKWLFLLAVFINVPISYNEFSQIQWQKLPIDIILKIAYVVLGTTFATYLLNVFAIKTLKASTIGAFIYLQPLIGILFAVAVGADKINAMKIAAAALIFTGVYLVTRRTEKSA, from the coding sequence CCTTGCAAAAGGGGTGATGCCAACCTATGTACAACCCTACGGCTTTATTCTGATTAGGGTTCTTGGCGCCGCCATCCTGTTCTGGGCTATCAGTTTCTGGGGACCAAAAGAAAAAATATCCAAATCCGACTGGCCAAGGATCATAGCCTGTGCTATACTCGGCATGGTTATCAATATGCAAGTTTTTTTTAAAGGCCTAAGCCTTTCAACCCCTATTCACAGCTCCTTAATAATTACGGTTACCCCTATTCTGGTTTTTGTATTATCTGCCTTTTTGATTGGTGAAAAACTAAGCTGGCTCAGAGCCCTCGGTATTATACTCGGGTTTGCGGGTACAGCCGGACTCATACTTTACGATAATACCGAAGCGGTGAACGCCCCAAATATTCCGCTTGGCAATTTGCTCTTTGTAATTAATGCTACCTCGTACGGACTATACCTTATTATGGTTAAACCCCTTACCAACAAATACCATCCGTTTACACTAATGAAATGGCTCTTTTTGTTAGCCGTCTTTATTAATGTACCGATCAGTTACAACGAATTCTCTCAAATACAATGGCAGAAACTGCCCATAGATATCATTCTGAAAATTGCTTATGTTGTACTGGGAACAACTTTTGCCACCTACCTGCTGAATGTTTTTGCCATCAAAACCCTGAAAGCATCTACTATAGGTGCCTTCATATACCTGCAACCGCTTATAGGCATTTTGTTTGCTGTAGCTGTAGGTGCAGACAAGATTAACGCCATGAAGATTGCAGCAGCGGCTTTGATATTTACCGGGGTATATCTGGTTACCCGAAGAACCGAGAAATCAGCTTAA